The Plutella xylostella chromosome Z, ilPluXylo3.1, whole genome shotgun sequence region gtgttatgttagtcccaatgtaatagggggcgggcctattgccattttacgggcacatccaagacctgagaacaaatatctgtgtttaaacaaatatctgccccagccgggaatcgaacccgggaccatcggctcagtagtcagggtcactaaccactacgccattcggtcgtctgaaACTGTCTCCCTACTGCACGGTCTACCAGGCCGAACTACTGGCCATATGCAAGGCTACGAGGGTGATTTTGGACCGTCAGGAGACGAGCTTCGGCATATTCAGTGACTCGAGGTCAGCTCTGGAGACTATTGTCAACCACAATACTCGTCACCCTCTAGCAACTGAAGCAAGAAGCAACCTGAGCTGTTGCAAATCTCAGAATAAGACAGTGAACTTATTCTGGATTAAAGCACATGCAGGGCTGGAGGGAAACGAAGCAGCTGACAAGTTAGCCAAAGAGGCTGCCAAAACCCTGAAACGCAAACCCCACTACGAACAGTGCCCGGTCTCATTCGTCAAGCAAAAAATCCGCATGGACTCGCTTGCAGAATGGAACCGGAGGTACAAGTCAGGTACAACTGCATCGATCACCAAGATATTCTTCCCAGACGCAATAGATGCATACAGGACAGTCcgtaaaattgaaattaacaATGTACTAACCCAGGTTATGACAGGACATGGTGGATTCTCTGAGTACTTGAATAGATTCAAGTGCAAGGAGAGCCCATCATGTACCTGTGACCCACAACAGGTAGAAAGCATACCGCATCTGCTATTTGACTGTCCCGTGTACGGGTTCTCGAGATACGAACTAGAGCAAAGGGCAGGTGTAACTCTGAGTGCAGAAAATGCCAAACATATAATAATGAACAAGGAAGTACGTCAGGCTTTCTTAgaatattgtataaatatagcAAATAAAGTTATAGCTAGAAATAAGTAAGCTATTATGCAAATATATGCTGAGCCATATATTCTGCATAGATAGGATAAAATAACCATTAGTTTAAAAACTGTATAAGTAGTTGATAAGaaacctaaacataaataaagtacTATTAGAAttagataaaaatatgaaataataatattaagtgttggcataatgttacaaataagatgtaaataaaaacaaatagtaTATAAGTCAAAATAA contains the following coding sequences:
- the LOC125491245 gene encoding uncharacterized protein LOC125491245 — encoded protein: MGGVDIEFSKEIKILGLTIDDKLTFNSHVAEVCKKALNIYKQLSRAAKVSWGLHPEVIRLIYTATEEPIIMYAASAWAPATKKLGIQKHLNAVQRGFAQKLTKAYRTVSLNSALLLAGILPLDIRIQEAAALYEARRGTDPEQSHGEGDVELVTAYAETPHPAEHMELEFINLVDQQQVEAHNCQAELLAICKATRVILDRQETSFGIFSDSRSALETIVNHNTRHPLATEARSNLSCCKSQNKTVNLFWIKAHAGLEGNEAADKLAKEAAKTLKRKPHYEQCPVSFVKQKIRMDSLAEWNRRYKSGTTASITKIFFPDAIDAYRTVRKIEINNVLTQVMTGHGGFSEYLNRFKCKESPSCTCDPQQVESIPHLLFDCPVYGFSRYELEQRAGVTLSAENAKHIIMNKEVRQAFLEYCINIANKVIARNK